DNA sequence from the Candidatus Zixiibacteriota bacterium genome:
GACGATGAGATGATAAAAAGCCCATCGCGCCGCGCGAAAATCAAGGGAACGGCTGTTTCGATAAAAATCGGCTTCAAAGCGGTTTTTTGCCTTCTCCAGTTCGGCCGAGGTTACATACTCCACTTTCAGCCGCTCAATCTCATCGAGAATCGCTTCTTCGCCCACTTCTACCGGCGTGTCGTAATTGAGAATGCTGTAAAAGAATATCTGCCCGGGGTCTTCCAATTCCAGGAGGTCGCCGCCGACCGAGAGGGCTGTTTTTTCCGTCAGAACCATCCGTTCATAAAGCCGCGATGATTCTCCTCCCACCATGACACGCCGCAGTACCCGCAGGGCGGGGATATCGGGGTGGGATGCCGGCGGAATATGATACCCGACCAGAAAGACCGGTATGCCGGAGGCGCTTTCCAGGAGCGCCCGCCTTTCGGCACGTTGTTCTGGCTCCGTTATTTTTATTTGGGGCGGCAGCGGATATGAGACAATGGGGCTGAACAATGAATCGACCAGCGCTATCACTTTCTCCGAAGCGAAATCCCCGGCTACCACAATTGTTGCATTGGCCGGCTGGAAACGTCTCTGAAAGTATTCCTTTACTTCCTCCAGACCGATATTATTCAAGTCGCCGGGCCACCCGTAGCGCGGATGCTGATAGGGATGCGCCCGATAGGCGAGATTAAAATATTCTTCATTGAAAGGACCGTAGATAAAACTTTCCACATTGGTCAGGCGGTCTTTACGCACCGCCTCGCGCGCCAGAAGAAGTTTCTCGTAGGTTATTTCCACATTCTGCATCCGGTCGGCTTCCAGGAGGAGCACCGTGTCCAGAAGCCGTGAGGTTACTTTGGTTACAAAACGGGTCAAATCCAAATCGGCAATGGAACGGCTGAATCCGCCCCCCGATTGGATTATCCGATTCAAGGCTCCGGCTTCGAATCGTGACGTCCCCATCTGCATCAATCTCTCGCAAACG
Encoded proteins:
- a CDS encoding pitrilysin family protein — its product is MPMIRRQICIASLFFVLALSSQAFPQSGSPGRAPETQGAKKEVVFPNGLTLLTMEDHSTPLVSVIVAYRAGNKNEVPGLTGITRVCERLMQMGTSRFEAGALNRIIQSGGGFSRSIADLDLTRFVTKVTSRLLDTVLLLEADRMQNVEITYEKLLLAREAVRKDRLTNVESFIYGPFNEEYFNLAYRAHPYQHPRYGWPGDLNNIGLEEVKEYFQRRFQPANATIVVAGDFASEKVIALVDSLFSPIVSYPLPPQIKITEPEQRAERRALLESASGIPVFLVGYHIPPASHPDIPALRVLRRVMVGGESSRLYERMVLTEKTALSVGGDLLELEDPGQIFFYSILNYDTPVEVGEEAILDEIERLKVEYVTSAELEKAKNRFEADFYRNSRSLDFRAARWAFYHLIVGNKDALQNEIASARAVTKEDIMEVATRYFSRNNRTIITLTPTELQPEEQEILE